In a genomic window of Allomeiothermus silvanus DSM 9946:
- a CDS encoding protein jag, with translation MDEKKRGLDDLLSDMGIGEEEAPPSPVITEEPQAPVVAKPAHPEQGPKEALEHFLVGLLLRLDPAYSVDVRQEGELLRAEVLGGDLGRFIGKEGRTLKSVEFLANVYMAKQFGGEYRVVLDAAGYRKRQEERIKRLAMDAALQVEVSGQPVELPPMRSGERRIIHLLLKQHPKVTTTSVGEGEERHVIVIPRSDDIHIEPEEA, from the coding sequence ATGGACGAGAAGAAACGAGGTCTGGATGACCTGCTTTCCGATATGGGCATCGGGGAAGAGGAAGCGCCACCGAGCCCGGTGATCACCGAAGAACCCCAGGCCCCGGTGGTAGCTAAACCTGCCCATCCCGAGCAAGGACCCAAGGAAGCCCTCGAGCACTTTCTGGTTGGGCTACTCCTGCGCCTGGACCCGGCCTATTCGGTGGACGTGCGCCAGGAAGGCGAACTCCTGCGCGCCGAGGTGTTGGGGGGCGACTTAGGCCGGTTTATCGGCAAGGAGGGGCGCACCCTCAAGTCGGTGGAGTTCCTGGCTAACGTCTACATGGCCAAGCAGTTCGGTGGGGAGTACCGGGTGGTGCTCGATGCGGCGGGGTATCGCAAACGGCAGGAGGAGCGCATCAAGCGGCTGGCCATGGACGCGGCTTTGCAAGTCGAGGTAAGCGGCCAGCCAGTCGAACTCCCCCCCATGCGTTCGGGCGAACGCCGAATCATCCACCTACTCCTCAAACAGCACCCCAAGGTCACTACTACCTCGGTGGGCGAAGGCGAGGAGCGGCACGTGATCGTGATTCCTCGCAGCGACGACATACACATCGAGCCGGAGGAAGCATAA
- the prmC gene encoding peptide chain release factor N(5)-glutamine methyltransferase: MTRLELLRQFERRFREAGLPSQEARWLLAHALGLEDADLLRGLYKAAPKGIAEQMEGWLMQRRQGYPLQLILGYSLFYVPGLKEDEGGYLRLEVRPGVLIPRPETERLVELALGLLSAERSFTGRLLDVGTGSGAIALALKRRCPKAEVWATEIDPAAVALARENARRAGLEVQVLLAPFTAHLKALDLIVSNPPYLPESYRQEAPPELSYENPQALYSGPEGLDMPRELLRHAWRALKPGGALALELAESNVHTLAEEAQRAGWEAVQVHRDLAGRPRYLTARKAHA; the protein is encoded by the coding sequence ATGACCCGGCTCGAGCTGCTCCGACAATTTGAACGCCGTTTCCGCGAGGCCGGGCTTCCCTCCCAGGAAGCCCGCTGGCTTTTGGCCCACGCCCTAGGGTTGGAAGACGCCGATCTCCTGCGGGGGCTTTATAAGGCAGCGCCTAAAGGGATTGCCGAGCAGATGGAGGGGTGGCTTATGCAACGCCGCCAGGGGTATCCCCTCCAGCTCATCTTGGGCTACAGCCTGTTTTACGTGCCGGGCTTGAAAGAAGATGAGGGCGGTTACTTAAGGCTCGAGGTTCGACCGGGTGTGCTGATCCCCCGGCCCGAAACTGAGAGACTGGTGGAACTTGCTTTGGGGTTACTTTCCGCTGAGCGCTCCTTCACGGGCCGCTTGCTGGATGTGGGCACCGGCAGCGGGGCCATCGCCTTAGCCCTAAAACGGCGGTGTCCTAAAGCGGAGGTCTGGGCCACCGAGATTGACCCGGCTGCTGTTGCGCTGGCCCGCGAGAACGCCCGGCGCGCTGGGCTCGAGGTTCAGGTGTTGCTCGCGCCCTTCACCGCCCATCTCAAAGCGCTCGACTTGATCGTATCGAACCCGCCGTATCTGCCGGAGAGCTACCGCCAAGAAGCTCCGCCCGAGCTTTCCTACGAAAACCCCCAAGCACTGTATTCCGGCCCGGAGGGGCTGGACATGCCGCGGGAGTTGTTGCGCCATGCCTGGAGAGCGCTCAAGCCAGGAGGAGCGTTGGCGCTCGAGCTAGCCGAAAGCAACGTGCACACCCTAGCCGAAGAAGCCCAGCGGGCCGGTTGGGAGGCGGTGCAGGTACATCGCGACTTGGCCGGGCGGCCCC